One Fusarium falciforme chromosome 1, complete sequence genomic window carries:
- a CDS encoding Vezatin domain-containing protein, whose translation MEPVVYEETPFADYLRDGGDEPQSDWAPGATTPEPESSAGRSSPSPPSSPSPFAPTGRPLVKPRFRNKVPNPLQLDVPKPSVLRSMRRNYSAAVAASIDRADNAKFLEQFRYTIIASQLLSGHSGLGQHQLTANGPNGPPHDEAKSLLSTEGILASILAALAIAVILSWVVESGVTRKRLIFLLILCAAAMLLGQVYMRRQWLRYRRSQSLSEITAFIEHSHAFDTASGAALSLIQEVELVSRGYRLSAPLPPISRIEDRAQTRKCVRLRKAAKESLAEVLDAYNQVCTVVNGFAEQTDLEKYYDIYDITDFDMSDARRGFNEEEFDDPESLRTLKILSARFFIVRKLFLCALLALDASGDANDLLRWTTAVESLLNLNASTSSASARLQTLLGEEQTFTSPPTPKHALTPGRERWRAQLRKLNSLSSGIRGLQAKLQLLREESDRTLNDSNDISELGPNLMAQFESIGMDLKDLMAAWEEGRAALALGIDRNEKRLSSMSTLLSPASSLSGLTTVDEGGGTAEALKALTGESPPNSDYAGSADHENLEVFEAVARPRPRSMLTREERILKVREEREQKAIARQHIDATKGMLRELETVINLRPRTRASAPAGRIVSM comes from the exons ATGGAGCCCGTGGTGTATGAGGAGACCCCGTTCGCCGACTACCTCAGAG ATGGGGGAGATGAGCCTCAGTCGGACTGGGCGCCTGGCGCGACAACGCCAGAACCAGAATCCTCCGCCGGTAGATCCAGCCCTTCACCACCCTCCAGTCCATCTCCCTTCGCTCCCACTGGTCGACCCTTGGTGAAGCCAAGATTCCGTAATAAAGTGCCCAACCCTCTCCAACTAGATGTTCCCAAGCCCTCGGTGTTGCGCTCCATGCGGAGAAACTACTCG GCGGCCGTAGCAGCAAGTATCGATCGAGCGGATAACGCCAAATTTCTCGAGCAATTTAGATATACCATTATTGCCTCTCAGTTGTTAAGCGGTCACTCGGGATTGGGACAACACCAGCTCACCGCCAATGGCCCCAACGGACCACCACACGACGAAGCCAAATCTCTGTTATCGACCGAAGGCATCCTGGCATCGATTCTAGCGGCTCTTGCTATTGCAGTTATACTGAGCTGGGTGGTGGAAAGTGGCGTTACGAGAAAGAGACTCATTTTCTTGCTCATCCTATGCGCGGCTGCGATGTTGCTGGGCCAAGTTTATATGAGGAGACAATGGTTGCGTTATCGACGGTCACAATCACTTTCGGAGATCACGGCGTTCATTGAGCACTCGCACGCTTTCGATACCGCATCTGGAGCTGCGCTTTCTCTTATACAGGAGGTTGAGCTGGTCTCCAGAGGATACCGACT AAGCGCGCCCTTGCCTCCCATTAGCCGCATCGAGGATCGCGCGCAGACACGCAAATGTGTTCGGTTGCGCAAGGCGGCTAAGGAATCGTTGGCCGAGGTTCTTGATGCATATAACCAAGTCTGCACTGTAGTCAACGGCTTCGCGGAACAGACAGACTTGGAGAAGTACTACGACATATACGACATAACCGATTTCGACATGTCAGATGCACGCCGTGGATTCAACGAAGAAGAGTTTGACGACCCCGAGTCGTTGAGAACGCTCAAGATCCTGTCTGCCCGTTTCTTCATCGTCCGCAAGTTATTTCTCTGCGCTTTGTTGGCCCTTGATGCCAGCGGCGATGCCAATGACTTGCTTCGTTGGACGACTGCTGTTGAATCCCTTCTGAACCTCAATGCCTCGACCAGTTCTGCATCTGCTAGGCTGCAGACTCTCTTGGGCGAAGAACAAA CTTTCACTTCGCCACCAACGCCGAAGCATGCTCTGACACCTGGACGAGAACGTTGGCGAGCTCAACTACGAAAACTCAACTCGCTCTCGAGTGGAATCAGGGGCTTACAAGCGAAGCTTCAACTACTCCGAGAAGAGTCAGATCGCACACTCAACGATTCTAACGACATTTCGGAGCTCGGACCGAATCTCATGGCGCAATTTGAGTCAATTGGCATGGACCTAAAAGACTTGATGGCGGCATGGGAGGAAGGTAGAGCAGCTCTAGCACTCGGTATCGATAGGAACGAAAAGAGGCTCTCATCCATGAGCACCCTGCTGTCGCCTGCAAGCTCCCTGAGCGGACTGACGACTGTGGATGAAGGTGGCGGAACAGCCGAAGCGCTCAAGGCCCTTACAGGCGAATCTCCTCCGAATTCAGATTATGCCGGGTCTGCAGATCACGAGAACCTCGAAGTATTTGAGGCAGTCGCCCGGCCACGACCGCGAAGCATGCTCacgagagaggagaggatccTTAAGGTTcgagaggagagggaacAGAAGGCCATCGCACGACAGCACATCGACGCAACCAAAGGAATGCTCCGCGAGCTGGAGACAGTCATTAATCTACGACCACGAACGCGTGCCAGCGCACCAGCAGGAAGGATTGTGTCGATGTAG